One region of Sus scrofa isolate TJ Tabasco breed Duroc chromosome 3, Sscrofa11.1, whole genome shotgun sequence genomic DNA includes:
- the ZNF200 gene encoding zinc finger protein 200 isoform X2, producing MAAKVVPMHPKPKRSFVLRVPPNSKLGQDLLRDATSGSKTIHQLVLEHFLTFLPKPSLVQPSQKVKETLVIMKDVSSNLQNTVQPHPLVKLLPREGIQQKQETGSPCLKAQPEELVVFEDLNVFHSQEECISLDPAQQRTSEMEEDNIGEMILLVSDGNAEGEDLQKEPVENEDHRAKSSDCDETDCSVVSEQPPDCQKEGRLNMPAPKERKLKNLLVTIENDSPLEELSKYVDINVIALTRNRRTRRWYTCPLCGKQFNESSYLISHQRTHTGEKPYDCSHCGKSFNHKTNLNKHERIHTGEKPYSCSQCGKNFRQNSHRSRHEGIHIREKIFKCPECGKTFPENKEFVIHLQSHEAERPYGCKKCGRRFGRLSNCTRHEKTHSACKTRKQKWDRDGPAST from the exons ATGGCTGCAAAAGTGGTTCCTATGCACCCAAAGCCAAAGCGGTCCTTTGTTCTGAGAGTTCCTCCCAACTCCAAGCTGGGCCAAGACCTACTTCGAGATGCTACTAGTGGGTCCAAGACCATCCACCAGCTGGTTCTGGAGCACTTTCTCACCTTCTTGCCCAAGCCAAGCCTAGTTCAGCCCAGTCAGAAAGTCAAGGAGACCTTGGTTATTATGAAGGATGTGAGCTCCAACCTTCAGAACACAG TGCAACCTCATCCTTTAGTGAAGCTTCTACCCAGAGAAGGAATCCAGCAGAAACAGGAGACAGGGTCTCCGTGTTTGAAAGCTCAGCCCGAG GAGCTGGTGGTCTTTGAGGATTTGAATGTATTTCACTCCCAAGAAGAATGCATCAGCCTGGATCCTGCTCAGCAGCGCACCTCAGAGATGGAAGAAGACAATATTGGGGAGATGATATTACTAG TCAGTGATGGTAATGCCGAAGGTGAGGATCTTCAGAAGGAGCCTGTAGAGAATGAAGATCACAGAGCAAAGTCTTCAGATTGTGATGAAACTGATTGTTCCGTGGTCTCTGAGCAACCTCCAGATTGCCAAAAAGAAGGAAGACTAAATATGCCCGctccaaaggaaaggaaactgaaaaaccTTTTAGTTACCATTGAAAACGATTCTCCACTGGAGGAACTCTCAAAGTATGTGGACATCAACGTTATTGCACTTACCAGAAATCGGAGAACAAGAAGATGGTATACGTGTCCACTGTGTGGGAAACAGTTCAACGAGAGTTCCTACCTTATTTCCCATCAGAGGACTCACACTGGAGAAAAGCCCTATGACTGTAGTCACTGTGGGAAAAGCTTCAACCATAAAACAAACTTGAACAAACATGAGCGAATccatacaggagagaaaccttatTCGTGTTCTCAGTGTGGGAAAAACTTCCGTCAGAATTCTCATCGCAGTCGCCATGAAGGAATCCATATAAGGGAGAAGATATTTAAGTGTCCAGAATGTGGGAAAACCTTcccagaaaacaaagaatttgTGATTCATCTGCAAAGTCATGAGGCTGAGAGGCCATATGGTTGTAAAAAATGTGGGAGAAGATTTGGTCGGCTGTCGAACTGTACCCGGCATGAAAAAACCCACTCAGCATGTAAGACCCGGAAACAGAAGTGGGATCGGGATGGCCCCGCCTCAACTTGA
- the ZNF200 gene encoding zinc finger protein 200 isoform X1, giving the protein MAAKVVPMHPKPKRSFVLRVPPNSKLGQDLLRDATSGSKTIHQLVLEHFLTFLPKPSLVQPSQKVKETLVIMKDVSSNLQNTVQPHPLVKLLPREGIQQKQETGSPCLKAQPEELVVFEDLNVFHSQEECISLDPAQQRTSEMEEDNIGEMILLAVSDGNAEGEDLQKEPVENEDHRAKSSDCDETDCSVVSEQPPDCQKEGRLNMPAPKERKLKNLLVTIENDSPLEELSKYVDINVIALTRNRRTRRWYTCPLCGKQFNESSYLISHQRTHTGEKPYDCSHCGKSFNHKTNLNKHERIHTGEKPYSCSQCGKNFRQNSHRSRHEGIHIREKIFKCPECGKTFPENKEFVIHLQSHEAERPYGCKKCGRRFGRLSNCTRHEKTHSACKTRKQKWDRDGPAST; this is encoded by the exons ATGGCTGCAAAAGTGGTTCCTATGCACCCAAAGCCAAAGCGGTCCTTTGTTCTGAGAGTTCCTCCCAACTCCAAGCTGGGCCAAGACCTACTTCGAGATGCTACTAGTGGGTCCAAGACCATCCACCAGCTGGTTCTGGAGCACTTTCTCACCTTCTTGCCCAAGCCAAGCCTAGTTCAGCCCAGTCAGAAAGTCAAGGAGACCTTGGTTATTATGAAGGATGTGAGCTCCAACCTTCAGAACACAG TGCAACCTCATCCTTTAGTGAAGCTTCTACCCAGAGAAGGAATCCAGCAGAAACAGGAGACAGGGTCTCCGTGTTTGAAAGCTCAGCCCGAG GAGCTGGTGGTCTTTGAGGATTTGAATGTATTTCACTCCCAAGAAGAATGCATCAGCCTGGATCCTGCTCAGCAGCGCACCTCAGAGATGGAAGAAGACAATATTGGGGAGATGATATTACTAG CAGTCAGTGATGGTAATGCCGAAGGTGAGGATCTTCAGAAGGAGCCTGTAGAGAATGAAGATCACAGAGCAAAGTCTTCAGATTGTGATGAAACTGATTGTTCCGTGGTCTCTGAGCAACCTCCAGATTGCCAAAAAGAAGGAAGACTAAATATGCCCGctccaaaggaaaggaaactgaaaaaccTTTTAGTTACCATTGAAAACGATTCTCCACTGGAGGAACTCTCAAAGTATGTGGACATCAACGTTATTGCACTTACCAGAAATCGGAGAACAAGAAGATGGTATACGTGTCCACTGTGTGGGAAACAGTTCAACGAGAGTTCCTACCTTATTTCCCATCAGAGGACTCACACTGGAGAAAAGCCCTATGACTGTAGTCACTGTGGGAAAAGCTTCAACCATAAAACAAACTTGAACAAACATGAGCGAATccatacaggagagaaaccttatTCGTGTTCTCAGTGTGGGAAAAACTTCCGTCAGAATTCTCATCGCAGTCGCCATGAAGGAATCCATATAAGGGAGAAGATATTTAAGTGTCCAGAATGTGGGAAAACCTTcccagaaaacaaagaatttgTGATTCATCTGCAAAGTCATGAGGCTGAGAGGCCATATGGTTGTAAAAAATGTGGGAGAAGATTTGGTCGGCTGTCGAACTGTACCCGGCATGAAAAAACCCACTCAGCATGTAAGACCCGGAAACAGAAGTGGGATCGGGATGGCCCCGCCTCAACTTGA